CAGGCCCAGGGAGCCCTGGACGGCCTGGGCTTCGTCATAGCTCTCACAGGCGTCGGCCTGCATCCCAGGGCGCCAGATGGCGAAGGGTACCGGATCGCTGGCGTGGGCTCCGCTCTCCACCGGGGTCGGGTGGTCGGGGAGCACCGCGAAGGTGGCCTGGAGCCCCCTGGCCTTGACGCCTTCCATGATGGGACGGATCAGCCGGTCGTCCAGGTACTCGATGCAGCGGATCTTGAGTTCCAGATCCCGGCCATGGGAAGCCTCGTCCGTGGCCTCGACATGGACGTAGACCAGGTCGTGGTCATCAAGGGCATCCAGGGCGGCCTGGGCCTTCCCCTCGTAGTTGGTGTCGTGGAGGCCTGTGGCCCCCTCCACCGTGATCCGGGTCATGCCTGCATAGACGCCGATCCCATAGATCAGGTCCACAGCGGAGATGACAGCCCCCTTGACCCCATAGAGCGCCTGGAGGGTCTCCATCCTGGGACGGTGGCCCGGAGACCAGACCCAGATGGAATTGGCGGGATCCAGTCCCTTGGCGAGACGGGTGCGGTTGACAGGGTGCTCAGCCAGGATGGCCTTGGCCTCCCGGTGGATCTCCGTGAGGCGCTCGACGGTCCGGATGGCCGCAGCGCTCCGGGCCCTGGGCAGGAGATCGGCTTCCGCTTCGCCCACATGGTCATGGGGAGGGGCACAGTCGAACTCGGCTGAGGCCCATCCATCGCGCAGCACCAGGAGGTGACGATAGCTGACGCCAGGGTGGAAGGTGGCGGGATGGTCCCCGCGCCCTCCGCCCAGGACCAAGTCGAGGTCGTGGATCAATTCGGCGGCCTCTTCGGAGTGGATGTGCCCCGCCGAGTGGTTCTTGATCCGGCCATCCTCGGTGAGGCAGATCAGGTTGCAGCGCATGGCCACATCCTCAGGGGCCAAATCGATTCCCATGCTGGCGGCTTCGAGGACACCCCTGCCCTGGAGGCAGGTCCGGGGATCGTAGCCGAGCACCGAGAGGTTGGCCACTTCGGAACCGGGGGACATGCCGTCAGGAATGCTCGAGAAGCGGCCCATGGCCCCTTCACGGGCGATCCGGTCCATGAAGGGCTTGCGGGCGACCATGAGGGGCGTGCGGCCACCCAGTGCCGCAACGGGATGATCAGACATCCCATCGCCCAGGATGATGATGGTCTTCGGGTTGCTCATCGGGCGTAGTCCCGGCGGAGGATGGCCTTGAAGGCCTCGTAGTCGGCGTCCATCTTCCCGCAGACTTCCGTCCGGGACTCCAGTCCCTCGAGACTGGGGGGAAGGGCGGGCTCCACATCCACGCAGGCCTTGACCTCAGCGGGGAACTTGGCGGGGTGGGCGGTCTCCAGGAGCACCGAGGTGTACTGGCGGGCAGAGGGATCGGCCTCGAGGAGGCGGTCCAGGCCCGCCCAGCCCACGGCACCGTGGGGTTCCAGCAGGACACCGGTCTCCCGGTGGACCCTCGCCAGGGTGGCCTTGGTGTCCTGGTCAGTGATGCTGACAGCGTAGAAGTCCCTGCGCAGGGCCTCCATGTCGGGCATCTGGTGGATCTTGCCGGTCTCGTCCATGCGACCGCCGTAGAGCGCCACCAGACGGGCCAGGTTCGAGGGATGGCCGACGTTCATGGCATTGGAGAGGCACTCGCGGGAGGGCTCGATCTTCTGGTAGACGCCCGTCTCCAGGAAGCGAGGTACTTCGTCATTGGCGTTGGTGGCAGCCACGAAGCGGGCCACGGGCAGACCGCTCCGGAAGGAGAGGACACCCCCCATGAGATCGCCGAAGTTGCCGGAGGGCACGGAGAAGATCACCTTCTCCCCCCCGGCGATGTCCGCCAGCCGGGAGGCGGCATAGACGTAATAGACCGACTGGGGCAGCAGCCGACCGATGTTGATGGAGTTGGCGGAGGAGAGATTCAGGCGCTTCAGGTCGGGATCCGCAAAGGCCTTCTTCACCAGGGCCTGGCAGTCATCGAACTTGCCGTCCACGGAGATGGCCGCCACATTGCCCCCCAGCGTGGTCATCTGCTTGCGCTGGCGCTCGGAAACCTCACCCGTGGGGAAGAGCACCAGGACCCGGATGCCCTCGACCCCGAGGAAGGCGTGGGCGACGGCGGAGCCGGTGTCACCGGAGGTGGCGGTGAGGATCAGCAGCTCGGAGCCCTTGGCCCGGACCAGGCGGCCCAGGGCGCGGCCCATGAACCGGGCAGCGAAGTCCTTGAAGGAGGCCGTGGGGCCCTGGTCCAGGCGCATCACGTAGCGCTTGTCCGTGGCCTTCTCCAGAGGTACCTCGAAGTTGTATGCATCATGGCAGAGGGCACTCAGATCCTCCCGGCCGAAGACGCCCTCGGCATAGGGCATGAGGATTTCAGTGGCCAGATCCGCATAGGAGAGGTTCCTGGCAGTCTTCAGAAAGGCCGGGCTGAAGGTCGGCAGGGTCGAGGGCATGTAGAGCCCTTTGTCATCGGCCTGACCCTGCATGAGGGCGCCGCCCAGGGTGGTGCGGGGGGCGTTCAGGTTGGTGCTGTAGAACTCGATCATCCCGTGAACTCCTGCGGACATCCGTCCTTCCCCTCCATCTTAGCCCGGAACCCTTGGAAAGACCGCAGCAGATGCCGATCCACACCCATGCCCCACGGGCTCCGCAAGCGGGCGGAGTCCATGGGGCCTTGAGGCGGAAGGGGATCAGCGACTGTACCGCCGCAGCATTCTCATGTTCCGGCGGTAGGCCGCCCCCCGGGTGAAGTTGATGGCCACCTGCTTGGGGAAACGGGTGATGGAGGTGGCGAGTCCGATGAAGGTCCGGACCATGCGGGCAGAGGACTGCCCCTGGCGGGCTGCATTGTCGTAGTACACCATCAGGGCACTGCGCATGACGGACTTGGGCAGGTTGAAAAGACCATAAGCCTCAAGCACATCGTGATTTATACGCCTAGTCCCGTCCTGCTCGGTCACAATCAGGTCTTCGGGCTTGATGTCCTGGGCCATGGATACTCCTGCAGGGCTTCTTATCGACAGCTCCCTGATGAAAATCAAACACCAGATTTCCAACACCTCGCAAGGCAATGCTGTCAAAATACTGCAGCGCTGAAGCGCATTGGGCCCTGGGAGGCACCTACCGCCATGAAGACCGCTGTATTGACGATCTACTTCACGATCCTGTCGATCCTCAGCATCTATGGGGCCCACCGGCTCTGGATGCTCCTTCTCTACTACAAGTACAAGAAGCAGCCGCCTCAGCCGAAGGGTGACGAGAACTACCTCCCCCACGTCACGGTCCAGCTCGCCGTGTTCAACGAAATGAATGTGATCGAGCGTCTGATGGACTATGTCGTCCGCATGGAGTGGCCCAAGGAGAAGCTGGAGATCCAGCTCCTGGACGACTCCACGGACGAGACCGTCAAGGTGGCCCAAGCCGTCTGTGACCGTTACCGCAATCTCGGGTATGACATCGCCTATATCCACCGCACCGACCGCACCGGCTTCAAGGCCGGCGCCCTCAACCACGGCCTCAAGGTGGCCAAGGGCGAGCTGGTGGCCATGTTCGACGCCGACTTCCTCCCCACCCGCGACTTCCTCAAGAAGGCCGTTCCCCACTTCGCCGACGACAATATCGCCTTTGTGCAGGGCTGCTGGGACCATCTCAACCGCGAGTACAACATCCTGACCCAGGTCCAGGCCGTCATGCTCGATGGCCACTTCGTCTTCGAGCACACCGCCCGCCATCGCTCCAATGCATTCTTCAACTTCTCCGGCACCGCCGGCATGTGGCGGGTCGCCGCCATCGCCGATGCGGGCGGCTGGCAGCACGACACCATCACCGAGGATGCCGACCTCAGCTACAGGGCCCAGCTCAAGGGCTGGCGCGGCGTATACATGAAGGACCTGGTCGTGCCCGCCGAACTGCCGGTGGACGTGAACGCTTTCAAGAGCCAGCAGCACCGCTGGGCCAAGGGCAATGCCCAGGTCATCCGCAAGATGATGAAGACCCTGCTCACCAGCAAGGAGAGCCTCCACACCAAGGCCGAGTGCTGGTTCCACCTCACCGCCAACTGCAACTACCTGCTGATGGTCATCCTGGCCATCATCATGGTGCCCTGCATGATTCTGCGGGCGGGGACCTCCCCCAAGATCCTCCTGATGACCGATGCGCCCTTCTTCCTGCTGAACGCCGTGAGCGTGGGCCTCTTCTACGGCCTCTCCCAGCGCGAAGCCCACAACAACCAGAACTGGTGGAACCGCATCAAGTACATCCCCGGCCTCATGAGCCTGGGTATCGGCCTGGGCCTCAACCAGTCCAAGGCGGTGATCGAGGGCTTCTTCTCCAACAACATCGAGTTCAAGCGCACCCCCAAGCTGGGTGTCGACGAGAACGGCAAGGTGGCCACCAAGGCGGCCTACAAGGTCCCCAAGAACCTCATCACCTTCCTGGATCTGGCCTTCGCCATCTACTACCTGGCAGCCCTGGTCATCTCCATCCACCTGCGCAAGTGGGCCTCCGTGCCCTTCCTGTGGCTCTTCTTCAGCGGCTTCGCCTACGTCAGCCTCATGTCTCTCTCCGACATGCAACTCTTCCGTCGCTTCACCACCGAGGAGCTTGAGGACGAGGAGAACGCCCACAGCTTCGTCCAGTAACACCCATGCCCCGTTCCCGGCGCCTCAGTGCGGTAGCCCTTCGCTACCAACCTGGGGCGCCGTTCCTTGATGCCGCCCCCCGCCTGGTGGCCAAGGGACAGGGGCTGCTGGCAGAGCGCCTCTTGGATGTGGCGCGGGAACATCACATCCCCATCGAGCAGGATCCCGATCTGCTGGCCCTCCTGGAACCCCTCGACCTGAATCATCTGATCCCCTCGGAGCTCTTCCAGGCCGTTGCCATCCTCCTGGCAGGTCTCTATCGGGTGAATGGAGGCAAGACTACCCTTCCCTGATCTTCGGACTCAGCCTTCCTGCATGAGTCCGAGGATCACGGGACGCTCGGGCATGCCCTGTTCGAACATCACCGCACACGCGGCGCCCATGGTCTTCCCCCAACCTTGGGACCAACTGAAATGTTCGGGTCTGGGTTTTAGGGTTGGCAATCAAGGACAGCGTGCTGCGTGATTCCGGGTTCATGGTAGCGTCTCTTCCGCCTGGACGGAGGATAAGGCAACGCTGGGAAGCGACCTGAGCGCCGATCCGGGGCCACCTGACGGTGGGGGCTGGCTCATGCCAGCCCTTCGTTGGTTACCGGGGGTGGCCCAAGGCGATAAATCCCTGGGGTTTGGGGGCAGAGCCCCCATGGCGCATAGGTCTGCGAACTCACTGGGTGTATGGAACCCCAGGCTTGAATGGGGGTGCCCTTCGTTGAATGACCTCATGAAGGCCTGGGCGATCACCCTGGCTTCTGGCACGCCATGGAAGGATTCCCCCTTCAGGCACTCGTCTCTGAATCGAGCATTGAAGCTTTCAGCCAGGCCATTCTGCCAAGGCTTGCCCGGATCGATCAGGTGGGTGTCGACTCCTTGCTCTTTCAGCCAGAGCCCGATCTCCAATGAGACGAACTCAGGGCCATTGTCGCTCCGGATGAACTTCGGCACTCCCCGTTGGGCGATGACACGGGCCAGCACCTCTTTGACATGGAGCGCCCGGAAGGACCGACCCACCTCGATCGCCAAGCACTCTCGGGTGTATTCATCCTCCAGGGTCAGGAACTTTAGAGCCGACCCTCCCAGAGTCCAGGCAAACACGAAGTCGTAGGTCCAAACGTGGTTCGGAAACTCGGCAGCCCTTGGCACGCCATCGCCAGAACGGACCTTCCTGCGCTTCGGGCGCCGGGTGAGCTGGAGCCCCAGCTTTTGCCAGAGTCGGCTCACAGCCTTGTGGTTGACGACGATGTCCGCTCGTCGGAGTAGAGCCCAGATGCGGACCTGCCCGTAGCGGGGATGCTCCGAACTCAAGGCCTGGATACGCTCTGCCAAGCAGTCCTGCGGCTTCGGGCGTACGCGATAGCGCATGCCTGATCGGGATAGGCCAATCAGAGCGGCGATGCGCCGCTCCGGGATCCGCCTGGCTTTCAGCACCCGAGCCCCTTCCCGCTTCTGCCGGGCGCTTACCATTTTTTTCGGAGGAGCTCCTTCATGGCGTCGATCTCGACCTCGCGCTGCCCCAGGAGGCGCAGCAGGCGGGCGTTGTCCTTCTCCAACTGCTTGAGTCGGCGGACATCCGAGACCGTGCTTCCGGCAAACTTCCGTCGCCACCGGTAGATGGTCTGCTCGGCTACGCCATGCTCCCGGGCCAGATCTGCGATGGACTTCTCTCCTCGCTCGGCTTCCCGCAGCACAGCCACGATCTGCTCGTCTGTCAGCTTCTGGGGTCTCATCAGGGGGCTCCTCTTTCAGGATGGACCCTAACGTTTCCTTTGGCTCTCAGATTTGGGGGAAGACCACAGAAGAGTGGAGAGTCGCCGGTTCCCATCAACGGCCACTCTCCATTTTTTAATTATGTATATTTGAATTTTACAAAGGGTTCTCATGAGTGGGATCAAAGGCAAGGCCGGACACCCATCCCCAAGTGCAGCAAATAAGACGACCGCCAAGCATCCAACGGCAGAACACAATCATCCCAACCGGCTGATGACCCTGTCGGAAAAAGGAATCAAGTGGCTTGTCAAAAGTGAAGGCTGTGTCACCAAGGCCGAGAAGGGTGTGATCCTGCATGTTCTGTATGACGATACGCAGAAATTTGCAACAATCGGATATGGGCATCTTGTATCCAGAAAATCCATTGCCGAATCCGGTTCAGACCCAAAACAGAAGCCCTATATCCATGGCATCACCCAATCAGAGGCCGAAAAGCTGCTTGCTCAAGACCTGAAATTCCATGTGGACGGCATCAGAAAAAACACAACCCATGCATTGAATCAATCGCAATTTGACGCCTTGGTCAGTCTGAGCTTCAACGCAGGCCGGTCTGCCCTGATCAAATCTTCGATCATCAAACACATCAACAAGGGCGAGCTGGACCACGCGGCCGATGCGATAAGAACTTTCAGAGTGGGCGGAGGAAATGGCCCGAGGCGGAAACGCGAATCATTCAATTTCACGAATGGCGGTTACAAATGAAAATCATTCTTCGAGCAATCCTCGCTATAGGCCTTTCCGTCACGGCCCTGGGCTCGGCTCCCCAATCCCTCCGCGCAGAGGAGATGTCCCAGGCTCCAAGTGCGTCGGCCCCCGGGCTCAAGGCGGCGCTGGAGGAGAGATACGGTCCCCGTGCATTGGAATGCCTCGCTTTCCTCTCGACCATCGAACATGCTATCAGATCCAATGACCGGCACACCCTGCTAGCCGCCCTGCACTACCCCACCCGGGTCAGGATCGGAAAAAGGCAGAAGTGGGTCCGATCCCAATCGGTGATGTCTTTCTACTACGACCGCGTATTCACCAAGGTCTACAGGAACAAGCTGCTGGAGGACATAAAAGACATCCATATCCTCTCAAAGGGCGTTATGTTAGGACATGGTTCCATGTGGATTAACCTGGACAATGACAATCTGAATTGGGAGATCATTTCAGTCAATAATTAAAAATGCACTCTGAGTTCCGAGAGAAGCACCACAAAGCTGCGAGAACATCCGTCCAGAATCGTTCCAGCACAGAGCAATGACAGCGGAGGGACTCCCGCTGGATGCTCGCTGGACAGACCCAGAAGCGGACTCGACTCTGGGTGCCCGAGAAGGCTGAGGCATGCGGAGCACTCAGGACAACAAGGCCAGGGGATCAGCAAAGGCGGGCATGACAAGATCCTTGGTGCACTGAAGTCTCTGAAGATCACGCACCCCTGGCCTCGGGGCAAAGGAGAAGGCAGACTGGGAGGGCTATTGGGGGTCAGGCCACCCCCAGTGGCATGAGGAGACGATCCCCGCATGTCAGAACCGGAAGTGCAGCAAGTTTCCCCGAGTGACCCCTCTGCCCCGGAGGGTACCCCCACACGCAGGCCCGCCCCCGGTCTTGCGAGGCAGTCCCGCGAGCTGCTCGACATGATCAAGTTCGAGCACACCGTTTTTGCCCTGCCCTTCGCCTTCCTGGGGGCGCTGGCTGGCGCAGATGGCATCCCACCCCTCTGGATCTGCTTCTGGATCATCATGGCCATGGTGGGCGCCCGTACAGCTGCCATGACCTTCAACCGTTTGGTGGATGCTGATGTCGACGCCAGGAACCCCCGGACCTCCATGCGGGCGCTCCCGGCGGGACGCGTTACCCGTGGGGTGGCCTTGACCTTCCTGGGTCTATCCATTGTTCTTTTCGGATACAGTGCCGGACAACTGGGGCCCCTGCCCTGGAAGCTCTCCCCCCTGGCCCTGGTGATCCTTCTGGGCTATTCCCTCTGCAAGAGGTTCACTGCCTGGGCCCACGTGGTTCTTGGACTCTCTCTTGCTGGCGCTCCTCTAGGGGCCTGGATCGCCGTGACGGGGCGCTTTGAAGGCACCCCTTGTCTCCTCGCTCTGGGGGTTCTGGCCTGGACAGCAGGCTTCGATATCCTCTACGCCCTCCAGGACGAGGAGTTCGACCGACATCAGGGGCTGCACTCCATCCCTGTGCGCTTCGGGACCCAACGTTCGCTCCTCCTCTCCAGAGCACTCCATCTCCTCGCCCTGGCAGCCTGGGCGGCCTTCAACCTAGAGGTAGGGGCCCATCTATTCCCCTGGCTCGGCTGGGTCCTCGTCGGCGGGATACTCACCCGGGAGCACTGGGTGGTCCGGGGGGGGCGCCTGGATCGTATAGATCACGCATTTTTCACGCTGAACAGCCTTGTGGGACTGATCTTCTTCCTGGGGCATCTTGCTGAGTTCCTGTTCTCACGCCCGACCTGAATCACTAATAGAGATTCATTCTCGACATCCGAACCACTTCCGTCTAATTTGATCGGATGTCCTCCAAGCCAAGTGCCCGACGTGCGATCCGGCGGAGCCGTCCCGATCGGGAGAAATTCTTCACCCTGATGCTGGTTTTCGCGCATCGGACCTTCCGCTGGTCCGTCCGGCGGAAGACCATCCTCTGGAGCCTGGCCGTCCTGGTGGTTCTCTACGCCCTGGCCATGAGCGGGTCGGCCTATGGCCTCTGGGCCTCCAAGCGGCTCATGAGCTTCAGTCAGCTCCAGCGCGACACAGCCACCCAGCAGTGGCAGCTCAGGAAAAGCCTCGAGCAGGCCCAGGGGCTGGAGCAAG
The sequence above is drawn from the uncultured Holophaga sp. genome and encodes:
- a CDS encoding transposase, producing MRPQKLTDEQIVAVLREAERGEKSIADLAREHGVAEQTIYRWRRKFAGSTVSDVRRLKQLEKDNARLLRLLGQREVEIDAMKELLRKKW
- a CDS encoding UbiA-like polyprenyltransferase, translated to MLDMIKFEHTVFALPFAFLGALAGADGIPPLWICFWIIMAMVGARTAAMTFNRLVDADVDARNPRTSMRALPAGRVTRGVALTFLGLSIVLFGYSAGQLGPLPWKLSPLALVILLGYSLCKRFTAWAHVVLGLSLAGAPLGAWIAVTGRFEGTPCLLALGVLAWTAGFDILYALQDEEFDRHQGLHSIPVRFGTQRSLLLSRALHLLALAAWAAFNLEVGAHLFPWLGWVLVGGILTREHWVVRGGRLDRIDHAFFTLNSLVGLIFFLGHLAEFLFSRPT
- a CDS encoding glycosyltransferase — its product is MKTAVLTIYFTILSILSIYGAHRLWMLLLYYKYKKQPPQPKGDENYLPHVTVQLAVFNEMNVIERLMDYVVRMEWPKEKLEIQLLDDSTDETVKVAQAVCDRYRNLGYDIAYIHRTDRTGFKAGALNHGLKVAKGELVAMFDADFLPTRDFLKKAVPHFADDNIAFVQGCWDHLNREYNILTQVQAVMLDGHFVFEHTARHRSNAFFNFSGTAGMWRVAAIADAGGWQHDTITEDADLSYRAQLKGWRGVYMKDLVVPAELPVDVNAFKSQQHRWAKGNAQVIRKMMKTLLTSKESLHTKAECWFHLTANCNYLLMVILAIIMVPCMILRAGTSPKILLMTDAPFFLLNAVSVGLFYGLSQREAHNNQNWWNRIKYIPGLMSLGIGLGLNQSKAVIEGFFSNNIEFKRTPKLGVDENGKVATKAAYKVPKNLITFLDLAFAIYYLAALVISIHLRKWASVPFLWLFFSGFAYVSLMSLSDMQLFRRFTTEELEDEENAHSFVQ
- a CDS encoding cofactor-independent phosphoglycerate mutase, whose protein sequence is MSNPKTIIILGDGMSDHPVAALGGRTPLMVARKPFMDRIAREGAMGRFSSIPDGMSPGSEVANLSVLGYDPRTCLQGRGVLEAASMGIDLAPEDVAMRCNLICLTEDGRIKNHSAGHIHSEEAAELIHDLDLVLGGGRGDHPATFHPGVSYRHLLVLRDGWASAEFDCAPPHDHVGEAEADLLPRARSAAAIRTVERLTEIHREAKAILAEHPVNRTRLAKGLDPANSIWVWSPGHRPRMETLQALYGVKGAVISAVDLIYGIGVYAGMTRITVEGATGLHDTNYEGKAQAALDALDDHDLVYVHVEATDEASHGRDLELKIRCIEYLDDRLIRPIMEGVKARGLQATFAVLPDHPTPVESGAHASDPVPFAIWRPGMQADACESYDEAQAVQGSLGLLERDQFIRAALGRL
- a CDS encoding EscU/YscU/HrcU family type III secretion system export apparatus switch protein encodes the protein MPRSRRLSAVALRYQPGAPFLDAAPRLVAKGQGLLAERLLDVAREHHIPIEQDPDLLALLEPLDLNHLIPSELFQAVAILLAGLYRVNGGKTTLP
- a CDS encoding lysozyme, producing the protein MSGIKGKAGHPSPSAANKTTAKHPTAEHNHPNRLMTLSEKGIKWLVKSEGCVTKAEKGVILHVLYDDTQKFATIGYGHLVSRKSIAESGSDPKQKPYIHGITQSEAEKLLAQDLKFHVDGIRKNTTHALNQSQFDALVSLSFNAGRSALIKSSIIKHINKGELDHAADAIRTFRVGGGNGPRRKRESFNFTNGGYK
- the thrC gene encoding threonine synthase — encoded protein: MIEFYSTNLNAPRTTLGGALMQGQADDKGLYMPSTLPTFSPAFLKTARNLSYADLATEILMPYAEGVFGREDLSALCHDAYNFEVPLEKATDKRYVMRLDQGPTASFKDFAARFMGRALGRLVRAKGSELLILTATSGDTGSAVAHAFLGVEGIRVLVLFPTGEVSERQRKQMTTLGGNVAAISVDGKFDDCQALVKKAFADPDLKRLNLSSANSINIGRLLPQSVYYVYAASRLADIAGGEKVIFSVPSGNFGDLMGGVLSFRSGLPVARFVAATNANDEVPRFLETGVYQKIEPSRECLSNAMNVGHPSNLARLVALYGGRMDETGKIHQMPDMEALRRDFYAVSITDQDTKATLARVHRETGVLLEPHGAVGWAGLDRLLEADPSARQYTSVLLETAHPAKFPAEVKACVDVEPALPPSLEGLESRTEVCGKMDADYEAFKAILRRDYAR
- a CDS encoding IS3 family transposase yields the protein MVSARQKREGARVLKARRIPERRIAALIGLSRSGMRYRVRPKPQDCLAERIQALSSEHPRYGQVRIWALLRRADIVVNHKAVSRLWQKLGLQLTRRPKRRKVRSGDGVPRAAEFPNHVWTYDFVFAWTLGGSALKFLTLEDEYTRECLAIEVGRSFRALHVKEVLARVIAQRGVPKFIRSDNGPEFVSLEIGLWLKEQGVDTHLIDPGKPWQNGLAESFNARFRDECLKGESFHGVPEARVIAQAFMRSFNEGHPHSSLGFHTPSEFADLCAMGALPPNPRDLSPWATPGNQRRAGMSQPPPSGGPGSALRSLPSVALSSVQAEETLP